One window from the genome of Veillonellaceae bacterium encodes:
- a CDS encoding DEAD/DEAH box helicase, with protein MNELFQRLGLSEALLTGLSRLGISQPTEIQQQTIPLALAGKDIIGQSATGARVIIVTGCINALVSRVSETFIKNLHLIFL; from the coding sequence ATGAACGAATTGTTTCAGAGACTTGGCCTGAGCGAAGCGTTGTTAACAGGGCTAAGCCGACTTGGAATTTCCCAGCCAACCGAAATTCAGCAGCAAACGATCCCGCTAGCGCTTGCCGGTAAGGATATTATTGGGCAGTCGGCTACCGGGGCTCGTGTCATAATAGTGACAGGGTGCATAAATGCTTTAGTATCAAGGGTTTCGGAAACTTTTATTAAAAATCTCCACTTAATATTCTTATAG